The Gemmatimonadaceae bacterium genome contains a region encoding:
- the glgB gene encoding 1,4-alpha-glucan branching protein GlgB: MPDSDSTRDHSLPSSSEGIADVLVGPPDAIRQLMRGEWRTPHDVLGAHPASSDGVDGVVVRARVPRAVRMWIVLRGVRVPMARVHDAFFGCFLPGESLPLAYRLIAETVDGREREFDDPYRFLPTIGEMDLHLYGEGRHLRLWEKLGAHPRVIDGVEGTSFAVWAPNARRVSVIGNFNDWDGRAHAMRALGGSGVFELFIPGVLPGALYKFEIRARSGATRVKSDPLGFKMEQSPGHASIVERSGVYAWTDADWLARRANANPVAEPMLVYEVHLGSWRQGEGGQFLNYRALAPLLAEHVTRLGFTHVELLPVLEHPYGGSWGYQVGGYYAPTSRHGSPDDFRYFVDTLHHAGIGVLLDWVPAHFPKDDWALRRFDGTACYEHEDPRLGDHPEWGTHIFNYARHEVRNFLLANALFWIEEFHLDGLRVDAVASMLYLDYGREAGQWLRNRLGGRENLEAVAFLKQLNHTVQSLHPGVVTIAEESTTWPRVTHAIADGGLGFTFKWNMGWMHDTLDYYKVDPFFRKGAHDKLTFAMMYEYSERFVNPLSHDEVVHMKGSLLRKMPGDEWQRLANLRTLIGYSITRPGKSVFFMGTELGPWSEWNHDASLEWHLRDDPRRAGLERFVAAAGALYQSQSSLWRHDHDPSGFSWIDVTDKGQSVLSYARFDGAAHAVVVMNLTPVPRDHYRLGAPTAGRYRVALNSDAATFGGSGYSVADDVMTDAEPYHGFPQSLVITLPPLSMLVLLPDPMPEPGTPRVSSAATLVSDSVEMALRDLPGVGGIGRGDTRAHASSFGEQTSTRCGCADRANDGGISALQRGQGEGEAGHEGQGGPAAEEETAGGAGEAEGAEGAEGAEAAVEKVEGQEVETRQDAARRMTKRVVLFGIASVAAAAVCVRLGMWQLARLDERRTKNALVLARGAAPPLSMRAVREMDTSATHWRRVTVRGIADYDAEMVQTSRSQAGAPGVYLLTPVRPVDSGWGDTSLLVLRGYLYSADARTIDFARAREGDTLTVDALVTAFPPPRPGAVRSPTSTRAIRLLDRDTLMAMMGRPLVPVVLLALGDTTPRDVARPTRVPPPSPSEGPHKSYAFQWFGFASVFMVGFLSFVAKGVRKES; encoded by the coding sequence ATGCCAGATTCTGATTCCACCAGGGACCATAGCCTCCCGTCGTCCAGCGAGGGCATCGCGGACGTGTTGGTGGGACCTCCTGATGCCATTCGGCAGTTGATGCGCGGGGAATGGCGCACGCCGCACGATGTGCTGGGAGCGCATCCGGCATCGAGTGATGGCGTTGACGGGGTGGTGGTACGGGCCCGCGTGCCGCGGGCGGTGCGGATGTGGATCGTGCTGCGCGGTGTGCGCGTGCCGATGGCGCGCGTGCACGATGCGTTCTTCGGGTGTTTCCTTCCCGGCGAATCGCTGCCGCTCGCCTATCGACTCATCGCGGAAACGGTCGACGGACGCGAGCGCGAGTTCGACGACCCCTATCGATTCCTGCCCACGATCGGCGAGATGGATCTGCACCTGTACGGTGAAGGCCGTCACTTGCGGTTGTGGGAGAAGCTGGGCGCGCACCCGCGCGTGATCGATGGGGTGGAAGGCACCTCGTTCGCCGTGTGGGCACCCAACGCGCGCCGCGTGTCGGTGATCGGCAACTTCAACGACTGGGATGGACGCGCCCACGCCATGCGCGCTCTGGGTGGCAGCGGCGTCTTCGAGTTGTTCATCCCCGGGGTGCTGCCGGGCGCGCTGTACAAGTTCGAGATCCGCGCGCGTAGTGGTGCCACGCGCGTGAAGAGCGATCCGCTGGGATTCAAGATGGAGCAATCGCCCGGGCATGCCTCGATCGTTGAACGGTCTGGCGTGTATGCCTGGACGGATGCGGACTGGCTGGCGCGTCGCGCGAACGCCAATCCGGTGGCGGAGCCCATGCTCGTGTATGAGGTGCACCTGGGATCCTGGCGTCAGGGGGAAGGCGGACAGTTCCTCAACTATCGCGCGTTGGCGCCCCTCCTGGCCGAGCACGTGACGCGTCTGGGCTTCACCCATGTGGAATTGCTGCCGGTCCTTGAGCATCCCTATGGGGGATCGTGGGGCTATCAGGTTGGCGGCTACTACGCCCCGACCTCGCGGCACGGATCGCCGGACGATTTCCGGTACTTCGTCGACACGCTGCATCACGCGGGGATCGGCGTGCTGCTGGATTGGGTCCCGGCCCATTTCCCCAAGGATGACTGGGCGCTGCGGCGATTCGACGGCACGGCGTGCTACGAGCACGAGGATCCGCGCCTCGGTGACCATCCCGAGTGGGGGACGCACATCTTCAACTATGCGCGCCACGAAGTCCGGAACTTTCTTCTGGCCAACGCGCTGTTCTGGATTGAGGAGTTCCATCTGGACGGACTGCGCGTCGACGCGGTCGCGTCGATGCTGTATCTCGACTACGGGCGCGAGGCGGGGCAGTGGCTTCGCAATCGACTCGGCGGTCGCGAGAACCTCGAGGCGGTGGCCTTTCTCAAGCAACTCAATCACACCGTACAATCGCTGCATCCCGGTGTGGTCACCATCGCGGAGGAAAGCACCACCTGGCCGCGCGTGACACATGCCATTGCGGACGGCGGATTGGGATTCACGTTCAAGTGGAACATGGGGTGGATGCACGACACCCTCGACTACTACAAGGTCGATCCGTTCTTCCGGAAGGGTGCGCACGACAAGTTGACCTTTGCCATGATGTACGAGTACAGCGAACGCTTCGTGAATCCGCTGTCGCACGATGAAGTGGTGCACATGAAGGGGTCGCTGCTGCGAAAGATGCCGGGCGACGAGTGGCAGCGCTTGGCGAATCTGCGCACGTTGATCGGCTACTCGATCACGCGCCCCGGGAAGTCCGTGTTCTTCATGGGCACCGAGTTGGGACCCTGGAGCGAATGGAATCACGATGCCAGTTTGGAGTGGCATTTGCGCGACGATCCACGGCGCGCCGGATTGGAGCGGTTTGTCGCCGCCGCCGGCGCCCTGTATCAGTCGCAGTCCAGTCTCTGGCGCCACGACCACGATCCGTCGGGATTTTCCTGGATCGATGTGACCGACAAGGGCCAGTCGGTGCTGTCCTATGCGCGCTTCGATGGTGCGGCACACGCGGTGGTGGTGATGAACCTCACGCCGGTGCCGCGCGATCACTATCGCCTGGGAGCGCCGACGGCTGGTCGATATCGCGTCGCGCTCAACAGCGATGCCGCGACGTTCGGCGGGAGTGGATACTCTGTGGCCGACGACGTGATGACCGATGCCGAACCCTATCACGGGTTTCCACAGTCACTCGTGATCACCCTGCCGCCGTTGTCGATGCTGGTGTTGTTGCCCGATCCGATGCCGGAGCCGGGGACGCCGCGTGTGTCGAGTGCGGCCACGCTGGTGTCTGACTCGGTCGAGATGGCGCTGCGGGATCTCCCCGGTGTCGGCGGCATCGGCCGCGGAGACACCCGCGCCCACGCGTCGTCGTTCGGTGAGCAAACGTCCACGCGATGTGGCTGCGCCGATCGCGCCAATGACGGCGGGATCTCAGCCCTCCAGCGTGGACAAGGCGAAGGCGAAGCAGGCCATGAAGGCCAGGGAGGCCCGGCAGCAGAAGAAGAAACAGCAGGAGGTGCAGGAGAAGCCGAAGGGGCCGAAGGGGCCGAAGGGGCCGAAGCCGCAGTCGAAAAAGTCGAAGGGCAAGAAGTCGAAACCCGACAAGACGCAGCGCGACGAATGACCAAACGGGTCGTGCTTTTCGGCATTGCCAGTGTCGCCGCCGCTGCAGTGTGCGTTCGTCTGGGCATGTGGCAACTCGCCCGCCTCGACGAACGTCGCACCAAGAATGCGCTGGTGCTGGCCCGCGGCGCCGCGCCGCCTCTCTCGATGCGCGCGGTGCGTGAGATGGACACGAGCGCGACCCATTGGCGACGCGTCACGGTGCGAGGTATTGCCGACTACGACGCCGAAATGGTACAAACATCTCGATCGCAGGCGGGGGCACCAGGCGTCTACCTGCTTACGCCGGTGCGACCAGTCGACAGCGGATGGGGCGACACCTCGCTGTTGGTGTTGCGTGGTTACTTGTACTCGGCCGATGCCCGCACCATCGATTTTGCTCGTGCGCGGGAAGGCGACACCCTGACGGTCGACGCGCTCGTCACGGCGTTCCCGCCTCCCCGGCCCGGCGCGGTTCGATCCCCGACGTCAACACGCGCCATCCGGCTGCTCGACCGCGATACCCTGATGGCCATGATGGGTCGCCCACTGGTGCCGGTGGTCCTGCTGGCGCTTGGAGACACCACCCCACGCGACGTAGCGCGACCGACGCGTGTTCCGCCCCCGTCACCCAGCGAAGGACCTCACAAGTCCTATGCCTTCCAGTGGTTCGGGTTCGCGTCGGTGTTTATGGTGGGCTTTCTGTCCTTTGTCGCCAAAGGAGTGCGCAAAGAGAGCTGA
- a CDS encoding aminotransferase class I/II-fold pyridoxal phosphate-dependent enzyme has product MSDRIYLSPPHLGEDELALVTEAFRSNWIAPLGPHVDAFERELAAYVETPHAIALSSGTAALHLALLAFGIGEGDTVWVSSLTFAASAFPIRYVGATPVFVDSDRSTWNMDPLLLAEALDDAARRGALPRAVVLVHLYGQCADVEAIAEACARHEVLLIEDAAEALGSRFKGRAAGTFGDVGFYSFNGNKIITTSGGGMLVTPHADIAARVRMLATQAREPVPHYEHTRVGYNYRLSNVLAGIGRGQLRVIEDRVAARRAVFDRYDAALGALPGVHFMPEETFGSTGSRANRWLSVMTIDRQEFGAEPETVRVALEAANIEARPVWKPMHQQPVFRRSDAIGGSVADDLFARGLCLPSGSSLTRHEQERVIEVIGNTCLSSRHQPLARRHSTLSAA; this is encoded by the coding sequence ATGTCCGATCGCATCTATCTCTCTCCGCCACACCTGGGCGAGGACGAACTCGCCCTCGTCACCGAAGCGTTCCGTTCCAATTGGATCGCGCCGCTCGGCCCGCACGTGGACGCGTTCGAGCGCGAACTCGCTGCATACGTCGAGACACCGCACGCGATCGCCTTGAGTTCCGGCACCGCCGCCTTGCATCTCGCCCTGCTGGCCTTTGGCATCGGCGAGGGCGACACCGTGTGGGTCAGTTCGCTGACGTTTGCGGCCAGCGCATTTCCCATTCGATACGTCGGTGCGACGCCGGTTTTTGTTGACAGCGACCGTTCCACCTGGAACATGGACCCGCTGCTGCTGGCCGAGGCACTCGATGACGCCGCGAGGCGCGGGGCGCTGCCTCGCGCCGTGGTGCTGGTGCACCTGTACGGACAGTGCGCGGATGTCGAAGCGATCGCTGAGGCCTGCGCGCGTCATGAGGTGCTGCTCATCGAAGATGCCGCCGAGGCACTCGGATCCCGGTTCAAGGGGCGTGCGGCCGGCACGTTCGGCGATGTCGGTTTCTATTCGTTCAACGGCAACAAGATCATCACGACATCGGGCGGTGGGATGCTGGTGACCCCGCACGCGGATATCGCCGCACGCGTGCGCATGCTGGCCACACAGGCGCGCGAGCCGGTCCCGCACTACGAGCATACCCGTGTGGGCTACAACTATCGGCTCAGCAACGTGCTGGCCGGCATCGGGCGAGGCCAACTGCGTGTCATCGAGGATCGGGTGGCGGCACGGCGCGCGGTCTTTGATCGCTATGATGCGGCACTCGGTGCGCTGCCGGGTGTCCACTTCATGCCCGAAGAAACGTTCGGGTCGACGGGGAGTCGCGCCAATCGCTGGTTGAGCGTGATGACCATTGACCGTCAGGAGTTCGGTGCGGAGCCGGAGACCGTGCGTGTGGCGCTTGAGGCGGCGAACATCGAAGCGCGACCCGTATGGAAGCCGATGCACCAGCAACCGGTGTTTCGTCGAAGCGACGCGATCGGTGGCAGCGTGGCTGACGATCTGTTTGCGCGGGGGTTGTGCCTGCCCAGCGGATCTTCACTCACGCGGCACGAACAGGAACGGGTCATTGAGGTGATTGGCAACACCTGCCTGTCAAGCCGTCATCAGCCACTCGCCAGGCGTCACTCGACATTGTCTGCCGCCTAG
- a CDS encoding acetyltransferase, giving the protein MMTTSMPTPIVVYGASGHGREVALLLTSMIDAGAPWRLLGYLDDDAAMHGRLIGDLRVLGDGSYLAARAGQVDVALGIGNPDARRRVVERIRAFVRAFPVLVHPSVPPFARVTLGEGVQIHAGAILTIDIAIGAFSILNRHVDVSHDCRLGDWCTLAPAVTLAGNVHLAAGADLGARATCIPAVRIGAWSVIGAGAVVTRDVPDGVTAVGVPARALSLAS; this is encoded by the coding sequence ATGATGACGACGTCGATGCCAACACCCATCGTGGTGTACGGCGCGAGCGGCCACGGTCGTGAGGTCGCGCTGCTGCTGACCAGTATGATCGACGCGGGCGCACCATGGCGGTTGCTCGGATATCTCGACGATGATGCCGCCATGCACGGACGCCTGATCGGTGATCTCCGCGTCCTCGGCGATGGTTCGTACCTGGCGGCACGGGCCGGACAGGTCGACGTGGCACTTGGCATCGGCAATCCGGATGCGCGCCGCCGCGTGGTCGAACGCATCCGCGCGTTCGTGCGCGCGTTTCCCGTGCTCGTGCATCCCAGCGTCCCGCCGTTCGCGCGGGTGACCCTCGGGGAAGGTGTGCAAATCCACGCCGGCGCCATTCTCACGATCGATATCGCCATCGGCGCATTCTCCATACTCAATCGCCATGTCGACGTGAGCCACGACTGTCGGCTTGGCGACTGGTGCACACTGGCACCCGCCGTCACCCTCGCCGGCAACGTACACCTCGCGGCGGGCGCCGATCTCGGCGCGCGCGCCACGTGCATTCCCGCCGTGCGCATTGGCGCGTGGAGCGTCATTGGCGCGGGAGCGGTGGTGACCCGTGATGTCCCCGACGGTGTCACCGCTGTCGGCGTTCCCGCCCGTGCCCTTTCATTGGCTTCCTGA
- a CDS encoding sugar transferase, which yields MIKRAFDILVASMLLVLLAPVLMTVAIAVHFALGSPVLFRQQRPGLAGRPFTLVKFRTMRDAVDEHGTPLEDSRRLTAFGQFLRATSLDELPELWNVLRGDMSVVGPRPLLMEYLPRYTPAQRRRHDVRPGITGWAQVNGRNASSWDERFSHDVWYVEHRTFGLDVRIMVRTVHQVFAAEGIAQPGHATMPRFTGPSETA from the coding sequence GTGATCAAGCGCGCCTTCGATATTCTCGTTGCCTCGATGCTGCTGGTGCTGCTCGCTCCGGTCCTCATGACTGTTGCGATAGCCGTCCATTTCGCACTCGGGTCGCCGGTGTTGTTCCGGCAGCAACGGCCGGGCCTGGCGGGGCGCCCATTCACACTTGTCAAGTTTCGCACCATGCGGGACGCGGTGGACGAACACGGGACACCACTCGAGGACTCCCGGCGATTGACCGCGTTTGGTCAGTTCTTGCGCGCCACGAGTCTCGACGAACTGCCCGAACTGTGGAACGTTCTCCGCGGAGACATGTCCGTGGTTGGTCCGCGGCCGCTGCTGATGGAGTACTTGCCGCGCTACACCCCGGCGCAACGTCGCCGGCATGATGTGCGCCCCGGCATCACCGGATGGGCGCAGGTGAATGGGCGCAACGCCAGCTCATGGGACGAACGATTTTCGCACGATGTCTGGTACGTCGAGCATCGGACTTTTGGACTCGATGTGCGCATCATGGTGCGAACCGTGCACCAGGTCTTCGCGGCAGAAGGGATTGCCCAGCCCGGCCACGCCACCATGCCACGCTTCACCGGCCCATCGGAAACCGCATGA
- a CDS encoding glycosyltransferase: MTVRLVVDAARPRILHIITGLGTGGAEASLLRVIARSTPDATHAVVSLTTAGTRGVELQTLGIDVHTLGLARGAIAPRALGALRRLVREFRPTAVQGWMYHGNLAASLLALSGAHTGPVLWNVRHALDAWSEESRVLRAIIRVSALIARQPRRIVYNSHRSASQHMARGYTAASTCVIPNGVDIDRFRPDRNARIRIRQELGIPSQAFVVGLIARVDPLKDHDTFLDAVKRHATADRDTWYLLAGTGTAPGQLGARGPLDVRIRRLMSAHPELVSRVLRLGERRDIPAVMNACDVVTLSSRSEGSPNAITEAMACGVPCVVTDVGDAAHMVGDTGMVVRVGDAGAIAAAWRQLRADRTVLAVRGQRAVERVRTSFSAQREGEAYMSLWAQTSVARTPPVPSTVGNRSTASAPRVLMVATVATTVRAFLLPLADRFRAHGWRVDALAAGADTDGVIAPHFDSAFGIAWGRNPFSGRNLSAIRRIRDVTRAGAYDIVHVHTPIAAFLTRFALRHDAAARVVYTAHGFHAHPAGSRIRNALFRWIERRAARWTDYLVVMNAHDAELACRDRLAAAGHLVQHPGIGVDVTRYRPLAPAERERVRQGLGVDSSRPVVAVVGEFNRNKRQHDVVAALARLRDEATHAIPLVWFIGEGPLRPAVTRHARALGVDMHVRFLGQRDDCPALVGAADALVLASTREGLPRCLLEAMAMEVPAIASSARGSTDLLGDDRGWLYPIGDVARLADRLRIVLTDRESTRTRVLRASAWIRQVAAQEHVLDLHEALYDAVRRGVPVPESGVTPTARIPHGSIAGVSSAA; this comes from the coding sequence ATGACCGTCCGCCTCGTCGTCGACGCCGCGCGCCCGCGAATTCTGCATATCATCACCGGCCTGGGGACCGGCGGTGCGGAAGCGAGTCTCCTGCGCGTCATCGCGCGCAGCACACCCGACGCGACCCATGCGGTGGTGTCGTTGACGACGGCCGGTACGCGGGGCGTGGAGTTGCAGACGCTTGGCATTGACGTGCACACGCTCGGGCTCGCCCGGGGTGCCATCGCCCCACGGGCGCTCGGGGCGTTGCGCCGCCTCGTGCGGGAGTTCCGTCCCACCGCCGTGCAAGGCTGGATGTACCACGGCAATCTCGCCGCGTCGTTGTTGGCGCTGTCGGGCGCGCACACGGGTCCGGTGCTCTGGAACGTGCGACACGCGCTGGACGCATGGTCCGAAGAATCGCGCGTCCTGCGCGCGATCATCCGGGTCAGCGCACTGATAGCGCGACAGCCGCGTCGCATCGTGTACAACAGCCATCGGTCCGCGTCGCAACACATGGCCCGCGGCTACACCGCCGCGTCAACCTGTGTCATCCCCAACGGCGTGGACATCGACCGTTTTCGCCCCGATCGGAATGCGCGCATCCGGATTCGGCAGGAACTCGGAATCCCCAGCCAGGCCTTCGTGGTTGGTCTGATTGCGCGGGTGGATCCGCTCAAGGACCACGACACGTTTCTGGACGCTGTCAAGCGACATGCGACGGCGGATCGCGACACCTGGTACCTGCTGGCGGGTACGGGAACGGCACCGGGGCAGCTCGGGGCCCGGGGGCCGCTCGATGTGCGGATCCGTCGCCTCATGAGCGCCCATCCCGAGCTTGTGTCACGCGTGCTGCGGCTTGGCGAACGCCGGGACATCCCTGCCGTCATGAATGCCTGTGATGTTGTCACGCTGTCCTCACGCAGCGAAGGCAGCCCCAATGCCATCACGGAGGCCATGGCGTGCGGCGTGCCGTGCGTCGTAACCGATGTCGGCGACGCGGCCCACATGGTTGGCGATACCGGCATGGTGGTTCGCGTGGGCGACGCCGGGGCGATAGCGGCAGCGTGGAGGCAATTGCGGGCCGACCGGACCGTTCTCGCGGTCCGCGGACAACGGGCCGTGGAGCGGGTACGCACCTCGTTCAGTGCCCAACGCGAAGGAGAGGCATACATGTCGCTCTGGGCGCAGACGTCAGTCGCGCGCACGCCCCCTGTCCCGAGCACGGTTGGCAATCGGAGCACGGCGTCAGCGCCCCGTGTCCTGATGGTCGCAACCGTTGCAACCACCGTGCGCGCGTTTCTGCTGCCGCTGGCCGATCGATTCCGTGCTCATGGGTGGCGCGTGGATGCACTGGCCGCGGGCGCCGATACCGACGGGGTCATCGCGCCACACTTTGATTCCGCGTTCGGCATTGCCTGGGGGCGGAATCCGTTCAGCGGACGTAATCTGTCGGCCATTCGCCGTATTCGGGACGTGACCCGGGCCGGTGCCTACGACATCGTGCACGTGCACACCCCGATTGCCGCGTTCCTGACGCGATTTGCCTTGCGACACGATGCCGCTGCACGCGTCGTATACACGGCTCACGGGTTTCACGCGCATCCCGCCGGATCGCGGATCCGCAATGCCCTGTTCCGTTGGATTGAGCGCCGCGCGGCACGATGGACCGACTATCTGGTCGTCATGAACGCACATGACGCGGAGCTGGCCTGCCGTGATCGGCTGGCCGCTGCGGGACATCTTGTGCAGCATCCCGGCATCGGCGTCGATGTCACCAGATACCGTCCGCTCGCACCGGCCGAACGCGAGCGCGTACGTCAGGGACTGGGCGTTGATTCGTCTCGGCCGGTGGTGGCCGTGGTCGGTGAGTTCAATCGTAACAAGCGTCAGCATGATGTCGTCGCGGCGCTGGCGCGTCTGCGCGATGAGGCCACCCACGCGATACCACTCGTGTGGTTCATTGGGGAAGGACCGTTGCGCCCCGCGGTGACACGGCACGCGCGAGCGCTCGGCGTCGATATGCATGTGCGTTTCCTTGGCCAGCGCGATGACTGTCCGGCGCTGGTTGGCGCGGCGGACGCCCTGGTCCTCGCATCCACACGCGAGGGACTCCCACGGTGTCTACTGGAGGCCATGGCCATGGAGGTTCCCGCTATCGCCTCAAGCGCGCGCGGATCGACCGACCTGCTGGGCGACGACCGCGGGTGGCTGTACCCGATTGGCGACGTGGCGCGACTCGCGGATCGACTGCGCATCGTGTTGACCGACCGCGAGTCCACGCGAACGCGGGTGCTGCGCGCTTCGGCCTGGATCCGTCAAGTGGCGGCACAGGAACACGTGCTGGATCTGCACGAGGCCCTGTACGACGCCGTGCGGCGAGGTGTTCCGGTGCCGGAATCGGGCGTCACACCAACGGCACGAATTCCGCACGGTTCCATCGCGGGCGTCTCCAGCGCCGCGTAG
- a CDS encoding glycosyltransferase, with protein MTSAQRQLRITGSHRAVTGHGAAEGERPLTILMLLGGLGVGGAEHQAIALAGSLQRRGHAVHIVALADGPLRQIVEAEGLSLDVLVRPLAFSPAAIPALARVIRRTAPDVLYAFLDVQWLMALAARTLAPRVRVVLGLRSSQYFQQVDGARDRAVRQLTRRFARFADLLIANSLAGLNDFNRLASRAPYGMVVPNGIDPARFSPDPVGRRVIRASWSVSPSDIVIGHVGRLDPVKHHELLLDAFARLAGNDPRVKLVCVGEGSAARLEVLRDAATRHGIADRVSFIGGRSDLSAVYSAFDVLALSSAREGFPNVVAEAMLCGVPAVVTDTGASAEIVGSLGDVSPCGDAASFAAGLARVIARRSPALSARCRLRILADFTLDRSAALTCAAFQSLIPHSGDRQ; from the coding sequence ATGACATCGGCTCAGCGGCAGCTGCGTATCACCGGAAGTCATCGTGCCGTCACGGGTCACGGCGCCGCAGAGGGCGAGCGCCCGCTGACGATTCTGATGTTGCTGGGCGGGTTGGGTGTTGGAGGCGCCGAGCATCAGGCCATTGCATTGGCCGGCTCGTTGCAGCGTCGCGGACACGCCGTGCATATCGTCGCCCTTGCGGATGGGCCCTTGCGGCAGATTGTCGAGGCCGAAGGCCTGTCACTGGACGTGCTGGTGCGTCCGCTGGCGTTCTCCCCGGCGGCCATACCCGCGCTGGCACGCGTGATCCGACGCACGGCGCCGGACGTGTTGTATGCCTTTCTCGATGTGCAGTGGCTGATGGCGCTCGCCGCGCGCACGCTGGCGCCGCGAGTGCGCGTGGTCCTCGGACTTCGCTCCAGTCAGTACTTTCAGCAGGTGGATGGTGCGCGCGACCGGGCGGTGCGTCAACTCACACGGCGGTTTGCCCGGTTCGCCGATCTGCTGATCGCCAACAGCCTCGCCGGACTGAACGACTTCAATCGGTTGGCGTCGCGGGCACCCTACGGGATGGTCGTGCCCAACGGCATCGACCCTGCCCGCTTCTCGCCCGACCCAGTCGGCCGTCGCGTCATTCGTGCCTCCTGGTCGGTATCCCCGAGCGACATCGTCATCGGGCACGTTGGTCGGCTTGATCCCGTGAAGCACCACGAGCTGCTGCTCGACGCGTTCGCGCGGCTCGCCGGCAACGATCCGCGGGTGAAGCTGGTTTGCGTCGGTGAAGGCAGCGCGGCACGCCTCGAAGTGCTTCGCGACGCGGCGACACGCCATGGCATCGCCGATCGCGTGTCCTTCATCGGTGGTCGATCGGACTTGTCCGCCGTCTACAGCGCCTTCGACGTACTCGCGCTCTCGTCCGCGCGGGAGGGATTTCCCAACGTGGTGGCGGAGGCCATGCTCTGCGGCGTACCGGCCGTGGTGACGGACACCGGCGCATCGGCGGAGATCGTCGGCTCGCTTGGCGACGTCTCGCCCTGCGGCGATGCGGCGTCCTTCGCGGCGGGCCTGGCGCGGGTCATCGCCCGACGGTCTCCCGCACTGTCCGCCCGTTGCCGGCTGCGCATTCTGGCGGACTTCACCCTTGATCGATCAGCAGCGCTCACCTGCGCGGCATTTCAATCGTTGATACCTCATTCTGGCGATCGCCAATGA
- a CDS encoding O-antigen ligase family protein: protein MTASSMMLASARPAVSLPGDWRNVARGVRIVAALLAISALFSSAAAWGWNTGRLPAPPLAIMLVIFALTGMAVLLDLSRLGSGAIMGWALASASVAMAAFLWSSGSDVALQEVLTRTLSSLQLIAFVILLADPRVRRIARGAVVIASLAAVAMNLWEITHPMAFSMSLGRSAGFYVNPNITGAALIAGMLLGLPAVPTRLREPYLLLIAVGVFTTLSRGALLCWVMVIAFLIVSRAVRGKRLAITFAVGVTMALSAAGAMLASGQLGYLGGGAEQFVRQRLAIGNKEQLGADVSASSRSHLAMRAVELFGERPVGGHGTGATIEWSEPESTHNIYVRHLAEYGLLGAWLVPVLLVLGWRAAPYQRHTTGDAGNADVRVATARAFVVFVGLWGLFSHNVLDDAFVLFGVALTAALPVAPAGDHQ from the coding sequence ATGACCGCCTCCTCGATGATGCTGGCATCAGCGCGCCCTGCGGTGTCACTGCCGGGCGATTGGCGCAATGTCGCGCGAGGCGTGCGCATCGTGGCGGCGTTGCTCGCGATCAGCGCGCTCTTCTCCAGTGCGGCGGCCTGGGGATGGAATACGGGGCGATTGCCGGCACCGCCGCTGGCCATCATGTTGGTGATCTTCGCGCTCACGGGTATGGCCGTGCTGCTCGACCTGTCGCGGTTGGGTAGCGGCGCCATCATGGGTTGGGCATTGGCCAGCGCGAGCGTCGCCATGGCCGCCTTTCTCTGGTCGTCGGGGAGCGACGTCGCACTGCAGGAAGTGCTCACGCGCACGCTGTCCTCGCTGCAGCTCATCGCGTTCGTCATTCTGTTGGCGGATCCGCGCGTGCGACGGATTGCGCGGGGTGCCGTGGTGATCGCCAGTCTCGCCGCGGTCGCGATGAATCTCTGGGAGATCACCCATCCCATGGCGTTCAGCATGTCGCTGGGACGCTCGGCCGGTTTCTACGTCAATCCCAATATCACCGGCGCCGCCCTGATCGCCGGCATGCTGCTGGGACTGCCCGCCGTCCCCACACGGCTTCGCGAGCCGTATCTCCTGCTGATCGCCGTGGGCGTCTTTACGACGCTCTCGCGCGGGGCGTTGCTGTGTTGGGTGATGGTGATCGCCTTTCTGATCGTGTCGCGCGCGGTACGTGGCAAGCGACTGGCCATCACCTTCGCCGTGGGCGTGACGATGGCATTGTCCGCTGCGGGCGCCATGCTGGCCAGTGGACAGCTTGGATATCTCGGCGGCGGCGCCGAGCAATTCGTGCGGCAACGACTCGCCATCGGGAACAAGGAACAGCTGGGCGCCGATGTCAGTGCCTCCTCTCGATCCCATCTCGCAATGCGAGCCGTGGAGCTGTTCGGCGAACGGCCCGTCGGCGGACATGGTACCGGCGCGACCATTGAATGGAGCGAGCCGGAATCCACGCACAATATCTACGTGCGTCATCTCGCCGAATACGGACTCCTGGGCGCATGGCTGGTACCGGTCCTGCTGGTATTGGGTTGGCGCGCGGCACCGTATCAGCGTCACACAACGGGTGACGCGGGCAACGCCGACGTGCGCGTGGCAACGGCGCGGGCCTTCGTTGTGTTTGTCGGATTGTGGGGATTGTTCAGTCACAACGTGCTCGACGATGCGTTCGTCCTATTTGGCGTCGCCCTCACGGCCGCCCTGCCTGTGGCCCCGGCCGGTGATCACCAATGA